The following proteins are co-located in the Micromonospora coriariae genome:
- a CDS encoding sensor histidine kinase, whose product MGLGRALDRQPGGLGAEGRQMVVGERRTGQRWDGLRLPVGVAAGTASAVVELVFLAVAAVALAGSALAPPTARRVVDLTRRYAAQLVRVERRRLTGLLAAGELPAPNAASTRRRVGYLAARLLPGVLGLLAYALLGVGVVLAGIVLRAAVRGELTLLDALAQVAVGAVLLLLNVQALVSVAALDVRLARRLLGPGSRAELTQRVRELTSSRAGVIAAVDAERQRIERDLHDGLQQRLVALGMLLGRARRARDADRSAALLAQAHEDVQRAVEELREVAWRVYPSALDSSDLGEVLAMVAHRSEVPVRIRCELPVRPERQIETVLYFVACEALTNAAKHAAATLVTVEIGVREGWVRMRVHDDGVGGADPTGRGLSGLTRRVAALDGHLRVTSPAGGPTTVLAELPCG is encoded by the coding sequence GTGGGCCTCGGACGAGCGCTAGACCGGCAGCCGGGCGGGCTCGGCGCGGAGGGACGTCAGATGGTGGTGGGGGAGCGCCGGACCGGCCAGCGGTGGGACGGGCTCCGGTTACCGGTCGGCGTCGCCGCCGGAACCGCGTCCGCCGTCGTCGAACTGGTCTTCCTGGCCGTCGCGGCCGTCGCGCTCGCCGGGTCGGCGCTCGCGCCGCCGACCGCCCGGCGGGTCGTCGACCTGACGAGACGGTACGCCGCACAGCTGGTGCGCGTGGAACGCCGCCGGTTGACCGGGCTGCTCGCCGCGGGTGAGCTGCCCGCGCCGAACGCCGCGTCGACCCGGCGGCGCGTCGGCTACCTCGCGGCCCGGCTGCTGCCCGGTGTGCTCGGTCTGTTGGCGTACGCCCTGCTGGGCGTCGGCGTGGTGCTGGCCGGGATCGTGCTGCGCGCGGCGGTACGCGGCGAGCTGACCCTCCTCGACGCACTGGCCCAGGTCGCCGTCGGGGCGGTGCTGCTGCTGCTCAACGTCCAGGCCCTCGTCAGCGTCGCCGCACTCGACGTCCGGCTGGCCCGGAGACTGCTCGGCCCGGGGAGTCGGGCGGAGCTGACGCAGCGGGTCCGCGAGCTGACCAGCAGCCGGGCCGGAGTCATCGCCGCGGTCGACGCCGAACGGCAGCGCATCGAACGCGACCTGCACGACGGCCTCCAGCAGCGGCTGGTCGCCCTCGGCATGCTGCTCGGCAGGGCCCGACGCGCCCGCGACGCCGACCGCTCCGCCGCCCTGCTCGCCCAGGCACACGAGGACGTGCAGCGGGCCGTCGAGGAGCTGCGCGAGGTGGCGTGGCGGGTCTACCCGTCGGCGCTGGACAGCAGCGACCTCGGTGAGGTGCTCGCCATGGTCGCCCACCGCTCCGAGGTGCCGGTGCGGATCCGCTGCGAGCTGCCGGTCCGCCCCGAGCGGCAGATCGAGACGGTGCTGTACTTCGTGGCCTGCGAAGCGCTCACCAACGCCGCGAAACACGCCGCCGCTACCCTGGTCACGGTCGAGATCGGGGTACGGGAGGGGTGGGTCCGGATGCGCGTGCACGACGACGGCGTGGGCGGCGCGGACCCCACCGGGCGAGGCCTGTCGGGGCTGACCCGACGGGTCGCCGCACTGGACGGCCACCTCCGGGTGACCAGCCCGGCCGGCGGCCCGACCACCGTCCTGGCGGAGCTGCCGTGCGGCTAG
- a CDS encoding DedA family protein, which translates to MIRTSHALLATGTPTAAAEPPQDGMVGYVSDLVERLGGPGAGLAVALENLFPPIPSEVILPLAGFVAAQGRISLVGAIFWTTLGSVLGALALYLIGASLGRDRMRAIVTRLPLVKLSDVDKTEAWFLRHGVKAVFFGRMIPIFRSLISIPAGVERMPVSTFLLYTTLGSLIWNTTFVFAGYLLGDNWHLVEGYVGVLQNVVIVACVAAVAWFVGSRVLRARRAARNPEPAGLDALDQRGVPDPGGRGTLYRGGSWASDER; encoded by the coding sequence ATGATTCGAACGTCCCACGCCTTGCTCGCCACCGGAACCCCCACCGCCGCGGCCGAACCGCCCCAGGACGGGATGGTCGGCTACGTCAGTGACCTGGTGGAGCGACTCGGTGGGCCGGGCGCCGGCCTGGCGGTGGCACTGGAGAACCTGTTCCCGCCGATCCCCAGCGAGGTGATCCTTCCGCTGGCCGGGTTCGTCGCCGCGCAGGGCCGGATCAGCCTGGTCGGCGCGATCTTCTGGACCACGCTGGGCTCGGTGCTGGGCGCGTTGGCGCTCTACCTGATCGGCGCGTCGCTGGGCCGGGACCGGATGCGCGCCATCGTGACCCGGCTCCCGCTGGTGAAGCTCAGCGACGTGGACAAGACCGAGGCGTGGTTCCTCCGGCACGGCGTGAAGGCGGTCTTCTTCGGCCGGATGATTCCGATCTTCCGGAGCCTGATCTCCATCCCGGCCGGGGTGGAGCGGATGCCGGTGAGCACCTTCCTGCTCTACACCACGCTGGGCAGCCTGATCTGGAACACCACGTTCGTGTTCGCCGGCTACCTGCTCGGCGACAACTGGCACCTCGTCGAGGGGTACGTCGGGGTGCTCCAGAACGTGGTGATCGTGGCCTGCGTGGCGGCCGTCGCCTGGTTCGTCGGGTCCCGGGTGTTGCGGGCCCGCCGCGCCGCGCGCAATCCCGAGCCGGCCGGCCTCGATGCCCTCGACCAGCGCGGTGTCCCCGACCCGGGCGGTCGCGGCACCCTCTACCGTGGCGGCTCGTGGGCCTCGGACGAGCGCTAG